A region of Piscinibacter gummiphilus DNA encodes the following proteins:
- the flhA gene encoding flagellar biosynthesis protein FlhA translates to MNFLNRLKAEALRHKYATPLFLMVVLAMIILPLPPVVLDILFTFNIVLALIVILVSVSAKRPLDFSVFPTVILATTMLRLTLNVASTRVVLLHGHEGTHAAGKVIEAFGNVVIGGNFVVGLVVFIILMIINFVVVTKGAERISEVSARFTLDALPGKQMAIDADLNAGLINQEKAQVRRQEVAAEADFYGAMDGASKFVRGDAIASILILLINMIGGVAIGALMHDLSFGESFRQYALLTIGDGLVAQIPALLLSAAAAILVTRISDSGDFEEQVSGQLLTSPVVMFSAAGMMVVLAIIPGMPWLMFMLFAAVLAYVGWRLQGRVAKPAANPMAAIEAALLTDKPPELDWHSLPVVEPLSIAVGYKLVSMIDTAQGAVLSHRVKGVRQSVSESMGFLLPPIGVRDDLALKPSQYSVLLSGTVVAQAEVFADRLMAIPSPKVYGELDGIPGLEPAYGMPVTWIAPEDKAHALGLGYQVIETPSVIATHLSKVLKDHLAELLRHEDVNALNERLASLSPKLATSLEKALTPTQLLKVYRVLLAENVSLKDIVPIATTLLDASETTKDPILLAAEVRCAVRRQIVAQLFGQRPEMKAFNLGGELENMLLASLNQARQAGKVALDNYPVDPHLLSQLQSNMPMAREQMKQQATPPLLLVMPQIRPLLARYARLFAPGLHVLSYNEIPEQREVSVIGTLG, encoded by the coding sequence ATGAACTTCCTGAACCGACTCAAGGCCGAGGCCCTGCGCCACAAGTACGCCACCCCGCTGTTCCTGATGGTGGTGCTGGCGATGATCATCCTGCCGCTGCCGCCGGTGGTGCTGGACATCCTGTTCACGTTCAACATCGTGCTCGCGCTGATCGTGATCCTGGTCAGCGTCTCGGCCAAGCGGCCGCTCGACTTCTCGGTGTTCCCGACGGTCATCCTGGCCACCACGATGCTGCGGCTCACGCTGAACGTGGCGTCCACCCGCGTCGTGCTGCTGCACGGCCACGAAGGCACCCACGCCGCGGGCAAGGTGATCGAGGCGTTCGGCAACGTCGTGATCGGCGGCAACTTCGTCGTGGGTCTCGTGGTCTTCATCATCCTGATGATCATCAACTTCGTCGTGGTGACGAAGGGCGCCGAGCGCATCTCCGAGGTGTCGGCGCGGTTCACGCTGGACGCGCTGCCCGGCAAGCAGATGGCCATCGACGCCGACCTCAACGCCGGCCTCATCAACCAGGAGAAGGCCCAGGTGCGCCGCCAGGAGGTGGCCGCCGAGGCGGACTTCTACGGCGCGATGGACGGTGCGTCGAAGTTCGTGCGCGGCGACGCCATCGCCAGCATCCTGATCCTGCTGATCAACATGATCGGCGGCGTGGCCATCGGCGCGCTGATGCACGACCTGTCGTTCGGCGAGTCGTTCCGCCAGTATGCGCTGCTGACCATCGGCGATGGCCTCGTCGCGCAGATTCCCGCGCTGCTGCTGTCGGCCGCCGCCGCCATCCTCGTCACCCGCATCAGCGATTCGGGCGACTTCGAGGAACAGGTCAGCGGCCAGCTGCTGACCTCGCCGGTCGTGATGTTCAGCGCGGCCGGCATGATGGTCGTTCTGGCCATCATCCCGGGCATGCCGTGGCTGATGTTCATGCTGTTCGCCGCGGTGCTCGCCTACGTGGGCTGGCGGCTGCAGGGGCGGGTGGCCAAGCCCGCGGCCAACCCGATGGCGGCCATCGAGGCCGCGCTGCTCACCGACAAGCCGCCCGAACTCGACTGGCACAGCCTGCCCGTGGTGGAGCCGCTCTCCATCGCCGTGGGCTACAAGCTCGTCAGCATGATCGACACCGCCCAGGGGGCGGTGCTGTCGCACCGGGTCAAGGGCGTGCGCCAGAGCGTCAGCGAGTCGATGGGCTTCCTGCTGCCGCCCATCGGCGTGCGCGACGACCTCGCGTTGAAGCCGTCGCAGTACTCCGTGCTGCTGAGCGGCACCGTGGTGGCCCAGGCCGAGGTGTTCGCCGACCGCCTGATGGCCATCCCGTCGCCGAAGGTGTACGGCGAACTCGACGGCATCCCGGGCCTGGAGCCCGCGTACGGCATGCCGGTCACCTGGATCGCGCCGGAGGACAAGGCCCATGCGCTGGGCCTCGGCTACCAGGTCATCGAGACCCCGAGCGTGATCGCCACGCACCTCTCCAAGGTGCTGAAGGACCACCTCGCCGAACTGCTGCGCCACGAGGACGTGAACGCGCTCAACGAACGGCTGGCCTCGCTGTCGCCGAAGCTCGCCACATCGCTCGAGAAGGCGCTGACGCCGACCCAGCTGCTCAAGGTCTACCGCGTGCTGCTCGCCGAGAACGTGTCCCTGAAGGACATCGTGCCCATCGCGACCACGCTGCTCGACGCGTCGGAGACCACGAAGGACCCGATCCTGCTCGCCGCCGAGGTGCGCTGCGCCGTGCGCCGCCAGATCGTCGCCCAGCTCTTCGGGCAGCGTCCGGAGATGAAGGCGTTCAACCTGGGTGGTGAGCTGGAAAACATGCTGCTCGCGTCGTTGAACCAGGCCCGCCAGGCGGGGAAGGTCGCGCTGGACAACTACCCGGTCGACCCGCACCTGCTGTCGCAGTTGCAGTCGAACATGCCGATGGCGCGCGAGCAGATGAAGCAGCAGGCCACGCCGCCGCTGCTGCTGGTCATGCCGCAGATCCGGCCGCTGCTGGCCCGCTATGCGCGACTGTTCGCGCCGGGGTTGCATGTGCTCTCGTACAACGAGATCCCGGAGCAGCGCGAAGTCAGCGTGATCGGAACGCTCGGCTGA
- a CDS encoding EscU/YscU/HrcU family type III secretion system export apparatus switch protein, translating to MSDSSSGDKSEKPSQQKLRKAREEGQIVRSRDLATAIGIIVSLKLVVFLVPQYLDDFRALFSQGFALYGSEGAIDNVWSQTFTMTMMLIVKMMVPLLVVPLAAIIGSMIPGGWSVTTKHWMPRMDRLSPAKNLGRIVTPKHLSDTAVSVLKACTILAVLWHVGRSTAAEHVALQAMTLDRAIAAGAGLLLDGVMAMVVVFIIFAVIDVPVQAFFFQRGQRMTKQEVKEEHKSNEGRPEVKSRIRQLQRQMAQRGVRKSVPTADVIIVNPEHFSVALKYDDRRAEAPYVVAKGIDEMAFYIRRIAAEHGIETVALPPLARAIYHTSQVNQQIPMPLYHAVAQVLTYVLQLKAFRTGQRVREPSLPTDLAVPEHLSDPSEGTPA from the coding sequence GTGTCTGACTCGTCGTCCGGCGACAAGAGCGAAAAGCCATCGCAGCAGAAGCTGCGCAAGGCGCGCGAGGAAGGGCAGATCGTCCGTTCCCGCGACCTCGCCACGGCCATCGGCATCATCGTGAGCCTGAAGCTGGTGGTGTTCCTGGTGCCCCAGTACCTCGACGACTTCCGCGCGCTCTTCTCGCAGGGCTTCGCGCTGTACGGCAGCGAGGGCGCCATCGACAACGTCTGGTCGCAGACCTTCACGATGACGATGATGCTCATCGTCAAGATGATGGTGCCGCTGCTGGTCGTCCCGCTCGCGGCCATCATCGGCAGCATGATCCCCGGCGGCTGGTCGGTCACCACCAAGCACTGGATGCCGCGCATGGATCGCCTCAGTCCGGCGAAGAACCTCGGCCGCATCGTGACGCCGAAGCATCTGTCCGACACCGCGGTGTCGGTGCTGAAGGCCTGCACGATCCTGGCCGTGCTGTGGCACGTGGGGCGCAGCACCGCGGCGGAACACGTCGCGCTGCAGGCGATGACGCTCGACCGCGCCATCGCCGCCGGCGCCGGCCTGCTGCTCGACGGCGTGATGGCGATGGTGGTGGTCTTCATCATCTTCGCGGTGATCGACGTGCCGGTGCAGGCCTTCTTCTTCCAGCGCGGCCAGCGCATGACCAAGCAGGAGGTCAAGGAGGAGCACAAGAGCAACGAAGGGCGGCCCGAGGTGAAGTCGCGCATCCGCCAGCTGCAGCGCCAGATGGCGCAGCGCGGCGTGCGCAAGTCGGTGCCCACGGCCGACGTGATCATCGTCAACCCCGAACACTTCTCGGTCGCGCTCAAGTACGACGACCGCCGCGCCGAAGCCCCGTACGTCGTTGCCAAGGGCATCGACGAGATGGCCTTCTACATCCGCAGGATCGCGGCCGAACACGGCATCGAGACGGTGGCGCTGCCGCCGCTCGCCCGAGCGATCTACCACACGAGCCAGGTGAACCAGCAGATCCCGATGCCGCTGTACCACGCGGTGGCCCAGGTGCTGACCTACGTGCTGCAGCTCAAGGCCTTCCGCACCGGCCAGCGCGTGCGCGAGCCGTCGCTGCCCACCGACCTGGCCGTTCCCGAACACCTGAGTGACCCGAGCGAGGGGACCCCCGCATGA
- a CDS encoding flagellar biosynthetic protein FliR, with product MELVFSQLLAMLFALWWPFVRTMAMLSATPILGDGMVPVTVRLLLSLVLSFVLLPVSQAGASIDPFSLAGVVATLEQAIIGGAMGLAFHFTMSIVTVLGFMLSSQIGLSMAVMNDPMNGMSSDVVSTLLSIMCIIVFFSVDGHLVLTGVLAASLKAWPVGGGHGGLDLHGLAMHVAWIFSAALLLALPMIFSTMVVQIGFGFLNRVAPALNLFSLGFSLITVFGLFMLSMVVKFVPDHYVRMTERVLDLLQSQMQGGAGV from the coding sequence ATGGAGCTCGTCTTCAGCCAGCTGCTCGCGATGCTGTTCGCGCTCTGGTGGCCGTTCGTGCGCACGATGGCGATGCTGTCGGCCACGCCCATCCTGGGCGACGGCATGGTGCCCGTGACGGTGCGGCTGCTGCTGTCGCTCGTGCTGTCCTTCGTGCTGCTGCCGGTTTCGCAGGCGGGCGCGTCGATCGACCCGTTCTCGCTCGCCGGCGTGGTGGCGACCCTCGAGCAGGCCATCATCGGCGGCGCGATGGGCCTCGCGTTCCACTTCACGATGTCGATCGTCACGGTGCTCGGCTTCATGCTGTCCTCGCAGATCGGCCTGTCGATGGCGGTCATGAACGACCCGATGAACGGCATGTCGTCCGACGTGGTGTCCACGCTGCTGTCGATCATGTGCATCATCGTGTTCTTCTCGGTGGACGGCCACCTCGTGCTCACCGGCGTGCTCGCCGCGAGCCTGAAGGCCTGGCCGGTCGGGGGAGGGCACGGCGGCCTCGACCTGCACGGCCTCGCGATGCACGTGGCCTGGATCTTCTCGGCCGCGCTGCTGCTGGCCCTCCCGATGATCTTCTCCACGATGGTGGTGCAGATCGGCTTCGGCTTCCTGAACCGCGTGGCGCCGGCGTTGAACCTCTTCTCGCTCGGCTTCTCGCTGATCACCGTCTTCGGCCTCTTCATGCTGTCGATGGTGGTGAAGTTCGTGCCGGACCACTACGTGCGCATGACCGAGCGGGTGCTCGACCTGCTGCAGTCGCAGATGCAGGGAGGCGCGGGTGTCTGA